In Amaranthus tricolor cultivar Red isolate AtriRed21 chromosome 5, ASM2621246v1, whole genome shotgun sequence, a genomic segment contains:
- the LOC130814065 gene encoding uncharacterized protein LOC130814065: MPEKMCRMSDKDKSRIAEKMSEFILLMGYNADFQVVIAKELNRQIWMSTENLGRKQCRELLYLLYMADNATLLSFTVSLGRLIWVNHLRAKRRILKRKVFQKVKQQERSRERRKRREGVRLVVMTNRGGKVGGIKQCEAIPRFLWAKVGFRLKPRLMCRMARQRVVKRNVEVGSRVYRLALAMGFLSFRNVCVTSEWEFWTVCLVQQVFGFWRSIAIGGRLSDYFTSVAHEFGLDVVSCELLERLQSCFRCSSTTRYPEYGREYP; encoded by the exons ATGCCTGAGAAAATGTGTAGAATGTCGGATAAAGATAAAAGCAGAATAGCGGAAAAAA TGTCTGAATTCATATTGTTAATGGGGTATAATGCTGATTTTCAAGTTGTGATAGCAAAGGAACTAAATCGTCAAATATGGATGAGTACAGAAAATTTAGGTAGAAAACAATGTAGGGAGTTGTTGTATCTATTGTACATGGCTGATAATGCAACCTTGTTGTCGTTCACAGTTTCATTGGGGAGATTAATATGGGTAAATCATTTGAGGGCGAAGAGGAGGATTCTTAAAAGGAAAGTTTTTCAGAAGGTTAAACAGCAGGAGCGAAGTAGGGAGAGGAGGAAGAGGAGAGAAGGGGTACGGCTTGTGGTGATGACGAATAGGGGAGGAAAGGTAGGGGGAATCAAACAATGTGAGGCGATTCCCAGGTTTTTGTGGGCTAAGGTAGGGTTTCGTTTGAAGCCGAGACTTATGTGTAGGATGGCAAGACAGAGGGTTGTAAAGCGTAATGTAGAAGTTGGTAGTCGTGTATATAGGCTTGCTCTTGCTATGGGATTCCTGTCGTTTCGAAATGTTTGTGTTACATCTGAGTGGGAGTTTTGGACTGTCTGCCTTGTTCAGCAAGTGTTTGGGTTTTGGAGGAGTATTGCTATTGGAGGAAGGCTGAGTGATTATTTCACCAGTGTGGCTCATGAATTTGGATTGGATGTTGTTTCGTGTGAGCTTTTGGAGCGCCTTCAGAGCTGTTTCCGTTGTTCCTCTACTACCCGTTATCCAG AATATGGAAGAGAATATCCATAG
- the LOC130813474 gene encoding uncharacterized protein LOC130813474 has product MDVATTNPDTNPTNLPETPLIVRRRLNKKGLPMDDSDESSSVRITPHYEPIKAGDESSVSPIYPPEIMKTAPWEVSIAFFPNYLPRINPDLEGLLYVDMENLEGSAESSGRESAAPAPPPFYIPDGGPLNYFIDVQTKRDLDNRREAISQKWGLKDNINIITPGNYDTVRFPPPHCIAVYFPSFELGLRFPLHPFFREVLEFLDVSVPKLYPNAWGCMVAFLILCKVLAVPPTLTAFRYIFRARLCNSQSYGCGWITFTHRRGLKIVQDLPDNQKGYRTKFAYLYNSEGWNIKTSFDIKPNLSGFNNGIPQCSFNDAVIIEYAKMDVQLGRKPMNVQLNWIPGRPELENENLLSAFGISLAIDRRIAKQNLRAKSPELMKKFSVLRLASGAIQRAEDKPLPLPPKDSATVEKGLEDVPSEQEALRLLEERKQVHIPDESERVVPPQTRGATKKSGKKKRKRDSSSHKEKSAKRPSVGAVPTARPLQIRPVEEETSPLQDSPRPSSDKGKEKMGESSAAPSSQYAEVYRRREVSPFRRDTPFPELGHKGLVVRFNRATSNLISKVDVDLLESMPPRDRVRQAQASAAEAFIRLAFELDANRQSAADQETMAALTSRCEELNEELTKLREDLPSLKEKLAKCSELKERLVRTEQWRERARKQLDQIVENLDAASTRSASISHEVGLLMDTHAKLVHQNQQLMQQVSADSSHFKMILSAAKVYKLCLTRKARIARDWLLSDEPEASKFLGDLTAEMVKAGTMISDEKYRLAAAELGMDFTSLQQTAEQKGSEALSNLAPVLDGESAVLVDTVWDAAEKRAWSEKINAEAEREALSLDLEQLALSSPPASDVPENLTLSNLEVLCLDLSNLIIDEGRNLQSLSRELSEIGVEPFNVEDYVSFTPSFEEGRIESPPPPGEDVEVFFDDV; this is encoded by the exons atgGATGTCGCGACTACTAACCCAGACACCaaccctactaacttgccggaaactcctttgatagtacgtaggcgtcttaataaaaagggtTTACCAATGGATGACTCGGATGAAAGTAGTTCAGTGAGAATTaccccccattatgaaccaataaaagctgGGGATGAGTCGTCCGTATCTcctatataccctccggagattatgaaaactgctccttgggaagtgagcattgctttctttccaaattacttgccgcgaataaatcctgacctagaagggttattgtatgtagatatggaaaaccttgaaggatcagccgagtcttcaGGAAGAGAGAGTGCGGCGCCAGctcctcctccattctacattccaGACGGCGGGCCTCTAAATTACTTTATTGACGTACAGACTAAGAGAGATCTAGACAACCGTCGGgaggccatctctcaaaaatggggtttaaaagataacataaatattattaccccggggaattatgacaccgttaggtttccccctCCACATTGTATAGCCGTATACTTCccttcttttgaattagggcttagatttcctcttcacccgttttttagagaggtgttagagtttttggACGTCTCAGTGCCCAAGTTATACCCgaacgcctggggttgtatggtggcctttttgatcttgtgtaaagttttggccgtgccaccaacactcacagcttttagatatatattcagagcccgcctatgtaattcccaatcatacggctgtggctggattaCTTTCACCCACCGTcgaggactgaagatagtccaagacctccccgataaccagaaggggtataggacaAAATTCGCATACTTATACAACTCAGAGGGATGGAATATCAAGACCTCTTTTGATATAAAGCCCAATCTctcgggttttaataatgggatcccgcaatGTTCCTTTAACGATGCGGTGATCATAGAatatgcaaagatggacgttcaattgggaaggaaaccaatgaacgtccaacttaattggataccTGGTCGTCCTGAgctggagaatgagaacctcctctcagccTTCGGCAttagcttggctatcgatcgga GGATAGCCAAGCAAAATCTTCGAGCCAAGAGTCCTGAactaatgaagaaattcagTGTTCTGAGACTTGCTTCAGGGGCCATCCAGCGGGCCGAGGATAagcctcttccccttcctccAAAG gactcggcAACCGTGGAGAAGGGTCTGGAGGACGTGCCTTCGGAGCAAGAGGCTCTCCGACTTCTTGAAGAAAGAAAGCAGGTTCATATCCCCGATGAATCTGAGAGGGTGGTTCCTCCTCAGACGAGGGGTGCGACAaaaaagagtgggaagaagaagaggaagcgggATTCTTCTTCCCACAAGGAGAAGTCGGCAAAGAGGCCCTCCGTGGGCGCGGTCCCTACCGCCCGGCCCCTCCAAATAAGGCCAGTTGAAGAGGAGACCTCGCCCCTTCAAGACTCTCCACGGCCATCTTCAGATAAAGGGAAGGAGAAAATGGGGGAATCTTCCGCGGCTCCCTCCTCTCAGTATGCCGAGGTTTACCGTCGTCGGGAGGTTTCCCCTTTTCGACGCGACACACCCTTTCCGGAGCTGGGGCATAAGGGCTTAGTAGTCCGCTTTAACAGGGCGACGTCTAACTTAATCAGCAAAGTGGACGTCGACCTTTTAGAATCTATGCCCCCCCGTGATAGGGTGCGTCAAGCACAAGCTTCGGCGGCGGAG GCGTTCATACGGTTGGCCTTTGAGCTCGACGCCAACCGTCAAAGTGCCGCGGACCAGGAAACCATGGCCGCCCTTACCTCCCGCTGCGAAGAGCTAAACGAAGAATTAACAAAACTGCGGGAGGACCTGCCGAGCCTCAAAGAAAAACTGGCCAAGTGCTCTGAGCTGAAAGAACgcttggttagaaccgaacaaTGGCGGGAAAGGGCGAGGAAGCAGCTGGATCAGATCGTCGAGAACTTGGATGCTGCTTCCACCAGGTCCGCGAGCATCAGCCATGAGGTCGGCTTGCTGATGGATACTCATGCCAAgctcgttcatcagaaccagcaacTAATGCAGCAAGTGTCGGCCGATTCTTCCCACTTCAAAATGATTCTATCCGCGGCTAAAGTATACAAATTGTGCTTAACCAGGAAGGCCCGGATAGCTCGAGATTGGCTTCTctcggatgagccggaagcgTCGAAGTTTCTCGGAGATCTGACGGCCGAGATGGTGAAGGCCGGAACCATGATTAGTGACGAGAAGTATCGTCTGGCTGCCGCAGAGTTGGGCATGGATTTTACTTCCCTTCAGCAAACTGCTGAACAAAAGGGGAGTGAAGCTTTGTCCAACCTTGCTCCTGTCTTGGACggggagtcggcggtactggtcGACACGGTCTGGGACGCGGCCGAGAAGAGGGCCTGGTCTGAAAAGATAAATGCCGAGGCTGAGAGGGAGGCTTTAAGTCTTGACTTGGAGCAGCTGGCTCTCTCTTCTCCTCCGGCGTCAGATGTCCCAGAGAACTTGACGCTCTCCAACCTGGAGGTTCTATGCCTTGATCTATCGAATCTCATTATTGACGAAGGCCGGAACCTCCAGAGCTTGTCCCGGGAGTTGTCTGAGATCGGGGTGGAGCCGTTCAATGTTGAAGATTATGTCAGCTTCACCCCGAGTTTTGAAGAGGGAAGGATCGAATCTCCTCCGCCGCCGGGTGAAGATGTCGAGGTCTTTTTTGACGATGTATAA
- the LOC130814066 gene encoding photosystem II repair protein PSB27-H1, chloroplastic — protein sequence MASSTLITPTSKLKLLSLTPIKSKLATTTTSAAAQPSPTSGAAILTRRQLTITVLTATLVSPLIAPTANAESNDEYVKETQEVITKVRTTLTKNKTDPDVADAVADLRATSNSWVAKYRREKSLLGKPSFRDMYSALNAVSGHYISFGPTAPIPAKRKARILEEMDSAEKSLLRGR from the coding sequence ATGGCATCTTCTACTTTGATCACCCCAACCTCCAAGCTCAAACTCCTTTCCTTGACCCCGATCAAGTCTAAACTCGCCACCACTACTACCAGCGCGGCTGCTCAACCATCCCCTACCTCTGGTGCCGCCATCCTCACTCGAAGACAGCTCACCATCACCGTGCTCACTGCCACCCTTGTGTCGCCTCTTATTGCTCCCACCGCCAATGCTGAATCGAACGATGAGTACGTGAAGGAGACACAAGAAGTGATCACCAAGGTAAGGACTACACTCACCAAGAACAAAACTGACCCTGATGTAGCAGATGCTGTAGCAGATCTTAGAGCCACTTCTAACTCATGGGTGGCTAAGTATAGAAGAGAGAAATCTCTTCTTGGGAAACCGTCTTTTAGAGATATGTACTCCGCTCTTAATGCTGTTTCTGGTCATTACATCAGTTTTGGGCCCACTGCTCCTATTCCTGCCAAGAGGAAAGCTAGGATCTTAGAGGAGATGGACTCTGCTGAAAAGTCTTTGCTTAGAGGAAGATAA